The following are encoded together in the Oreochromis aureus strain Israel breed Guangdong linkage group 18, ZZ_aureus, whole genome shotgun sequence genome:
- the LOC116332779 gene encoding palmdelphin-like gives MEESDLLKERLQAITQKHQIQEDIKKKKLKLDQEKLKLQHLKKKALREQWLLQDSHNGVDCTQQQSFLSDREHTRALQLSIHRIEMEVESLEREESMISVNESFILSRLKAVEKSPEDIIKEAKNSFVPEPSHIATVIPESFTSPASEQCEPNTPRQTLFNMQINVAKNTLTGESSVLSTPDVPLEDFHQNTGLKVYDDVQKCVCALNSQQASRDQNGVSELSANEVEHLLRSATMHCQVKHQNCCESPRTREEQWFSHYRDDRNRVEEHDLGKQPGHYDVVQSHKADKDFSCNENSQRKPHSEHHYSNQDSCFIKNDGRSQQSNLTESCVTRLDHYRHQQDCYCSSYPVTNCHRVQEGGSASHQPSGITRSSSRTEPSGCCVPLRTHDQETLTHTQFSYTPCYIPAIDYISEEEQYRPPSYQPNRQTGNRHRVPFPLTGDDPPYTILSILDTAEPITAIFMGFQSALDESRQAREFEGSLKAELVFVEDDEDYDDSNMKKSHGHIPKPSPSNGAAAHMQGLGDGHRERAVGPGIRKIWKKQQLCCSVC, from the exons ATGGAGGAGAGTGACCTGCTCAAGGAGAGGCTCCAAGCCATCACT CAGAAGCATCAAATTCAAGAGgacattaaaaagaagaaactgaaaCTTGATCAAGAGAAACTGAAACTGCAGCATCTGAAG AAAAAGGCTCTGAGAGAGCAGTGGCTGCTGCAAGACTCCCATAATGGAGTAGACTGCACACAGCAGCAGAGCTTTCTGTCTGACCGGGAACACACCAGAGCCCTGCAGCTCAGCATCCACAG GATTGAAATGGAGGTGGAGTCTCTGGAGAGAGAAGAGTCTATGATTAGCGTTAATGAGAGTTTTATCCTCAGTAGACTCAAGGCAGTGGAGAAAAGTCCGGAGGACATTATCAAG GAAGCCAAAAACAGCTTTGTTCCTG AACCATCACACATAGCCACAGTAATCCCTGAATCCTTCACCTCACCAGCCAGTGAACAGTGTGAGCCAAACACACCACGGCAGA CTCTGTTTAACATGCAGATCAACGTGGCTAAAAATACTCTGACTGGGGAGAGCTCAGTACTTTCTACGCCAGATGTTCCTCTGGAGGACTTTCACCAAAACACCGGGCTCAAAGTTTATGATGATGTCCAGAAGTGTGTTTGCGCACTCAACTCTCAACAG gCATCACGTGACCAGAACGGTGTTTCTGAGCTATCAGCCAATGAGGTGGAACATTTGCTGAGAAGTGCTACAATGCATTGTCAAGTAAAGCACCAAAACTGCTGCGAAAGTCCCAGGACAAGGGAGGAGCAATGGTTTTCCCACTACCGAGATGACAGGAACAGGGTGGAGGAGCATGACCTCGGCAAGCAGCCAGGACACTATGATGTCGTGCAAAGTCACAAAGCAGACAAAGACTTTAGCTGCAATGAAAACAGCCAAAGAAAACCACACAGTGAGCATCACTATAGTAACCAGGACAGCTGTTTTATCAAAAATGACGGCAGGAGCCAGCAAAGCAATCTGACGGAAAGTTGTGTGACGCGCCTGGATCACTATCGCCACCAGCAAGATTGTTACTGTAGTTCATATCCAGTGACAAATTGTCACCGTGTTCAGGAAGGCGGTTCTGCAAGCCACCAGCCCAGTGGCATtaccagaagcagcagcaggactgAACCATCCGGGTGCTGCGTACCTCTTAGAACACATGACCAggaaacactaacacacacacagttcagctACACTCCCTGTTATATTCCTGCTATTGATTATATCAGTGAGGAAGAACAGTACCGCCCACCATCGTACCAGCCGAACAGACAAACTGGGAACAGACACAGAGTACCTTTCCCCCTTACTGGAGATGACCCCCCTTACACAATCCTTAGCATCCTGGACACTGCTGAGCCAATCACAGCCATATTCATGGGTTTTCAGTCAGCGTTGGATGAGAGCCGGCAGGCTCGGGAGTTTGAAGGTTCCCTCAAGGCTGAGCTGGTCTTTGTTGAGGACGATGAAGACTATGATGACAGCAACATGAAGAAGAGCCACGGGCACATTCCAAAGCCAAGTCCAAGCAATGGAGCTGCTGCACACATGCAGGGACTTGGAGAcggacacagagagagagcagtgggACCAGGCATCAGAAAGatctggaaaaaacaacaactgtgcTGTAGTGTCTGCTAA